The region TTCCAACTTTGAGTATAAAATTATATAAAAAGTTTGGCGTGTCTTTAGCACCTTTTTATATATCAAAATCAGATTTTGTCAAGAGAGCAAAAAGTAATAAGCCTCCAATCGCAGATGTGATTACTGGAGGTAAATATTTATGTGGAGAACAGATTAAGAAATTATTAAATGGTTAGAAAAACAATAAGTAAAACTATCGACAAATCTCTGACAAAAAACTATAAGATTGTGGCAGATAATTTTTATAATGGAGCAGAAGTGGCAATAGAATATGAATAATGGAACGCTTCAGGCGTATCGATTATTTATTCTTCAATTGCTTATTCTGATGCTATAAGCATTAGATATGGCGGAGCTAAATGCCCAGGAGAAGATCATAATCAAACTGTAACTCTACTTAATGAGTAGTAACAAATACTTATGAAAACAAATAAGCAATAGTACAGTTAGAAAAAATAATTGCACATAAAAACATAGGTTCATACAGTGGTGAAACATATGATGAAAAAAATATTGAGGTTCTATGGAAAAATATCGTGAGATTTAAATTGTGGACTGAAGGTCTAATAGAATAGTAAGAGAGATCTGTTATTCAAATTACTGCATTTATTTCTTTCTTATATGAATCAGATTTCTAAAACAATATTATATTTTCTTGTATAAAAAAGTTTTGTTTGTGAAAAACGACAATGATACAAAACCAAATCCCATTGAGCTTGAAGAGTTAAGAACTAAGCTGTTTGAAAATATTTTAAGTGCCACCTCGCACTTTAGAAAAGTAGAATTATACACAGCGTATTTTAATTCTATACTTAATCTTCAATCTGAAAGAATTTGCGAAGCCTTTCTAAAAGAATTTATTGAAGAATTTTTATCTTCTGTAAAAAAGTTTGAAGTCTGCGGTACAGATCCGGCATATACAGAACATTTGGTTTTAATATTAACTTCTCTTGAAAATTTTAATTGTTTTTCACCGGAACTTTCAACTATTGTATTTGAAAAGAATAGAATAAATACCCAATTAAGTTTACTTAATAACGTTCTTAAAGGTGAAGAAAATCCAACACCAAATGAACATAAAGCTTACTTTCCATTAATTGATAAGGAATCATCAACTGAATTTTACGGAATACTTGATTCTGTAACCATTAGAATTAATAAAAGTACAGATGCCGATAAGTTAATAATTGTACCAAGCGAAACTGATCTTGAAAAAAGAATTGAAACTCAGGTTAATACTTCCTGGAAACTTGCTCTTGATTTATCTAAAAAATATTTAAAGAAATTATATAAGCATCACGAAGTCATAATCAGTTTTGATAAAAGATTGGGTTTTTATGAAGGCAACTCGCTTGGTATTGCATTAACAGTTTCTTTTCTTGAACAACTATTAAAATTTTATAATCCTGTTTATGTTATCAATATAAAAGAACAAACAGCTTTTACAGGCGGAGTTGATAACAAAGGTAAAATCCTTACAACCGGTGAAGAAATAATTAAACAAAAAGTTAAGGTTTTATTCTATTCAGAAATTAAAAACTTTGTAATTCCTAAATGCGAAGAAACTTATGCTTATTTTGCTTTAACACAACTTCAAAAAGATTATCCCAAAAGAAAATTAAAAATAATTTCTGTTGAAGCTTTTACAGATGTAATAAACAGGCGTGATCTTGTTGATATAAATAAACAGAAAGTAATAGTAAGAACAGGAAAGTTTGTTAAGAAGAATTGGGCTGCAGTTTCTGCAATACTTATTCTTTCAGCAATTATTTCTTTTTTTGTAATAAGAGACATTGATACTAATCCATCATTTTTTTCATCTGATGGAAGAAAAATTTATATAAAAAATAAAAGCGGTAAAATACTTTGGGATAAAAATATTGGTGTCCCGGAACATTTACTTAGGCAAGAAAATCATTTAAAATCATTAACAATGATTGTAGATATAAATTCCGATGGAGTTAACGAAGTAATAACTGCCAGAGAAATATCTAAAGACATAAGTGATCCTTACATTAAATGTTATGATTATGCCGGTAATTTAATTTGGAAATATTCTTTTAAGGATGAGGTCGTCTCTGAGCTGGAAGAATTGAATACAGAATATAGTAGTTTATTGTGCGATACATTTACAGTTAATGGTGAAAAAAGCTTATTCCTGATATCAAACAATTTAAATTCTTTTTCTTCTGCTATTTCACGAATCAGTCTCTTAGATGGCAGGAGACAGCCGGGAACGTTCTGGGCTTCGGGACATATAATGGGTGCATTTATTAAAGATATTGATTCTGATAGTAAACCGGAAATTGTGGGATTCGGTTACGACAATGGATTTGAAGATATTGTCTTTTTTGTTTATGAAATTGATAGTCTGACGAAAGTAAGACCGACAACAGAGAAATATCTCATCAGAAATTATCCCGTTGCTGATATGAAATCCTACATCAGGTTTCCGAAAACAGACTATGAAATATATCATCAAGTTAGAACACCAAGTCCGTGGAATGGCGGCTTTTCAGATGAAGAAGAAAGTCACAAGTACGCTTTCACATTTGCAAACGTTAAAAATAATTCCGAGCCAACAATTGGTTTCCGAATTGATTACAATTTTAAAGACATTGATATTGTAATCATAAGTAGTTATAGGGTGCAAAGAGATACACTTGTTGCTCACGGAGTATTAAAACCGCCTTACACAGATACAAAAGAGTACTGCAATCTGATAAAAAGCAAACTACTGTTTTATAAAAATGAGAAATGGGTGAAGAGGGAAGAGTTGGAATAAAAAAAAGAGAATAGCCAAACCTCCGAGGTTTAAAAAACATCGGAGGTTTACTAAGAATATTAATTGTTATTTTAAAAGCAGCATCTTCTTTGTTTCTATAAAACCTCCAGCTTTTAATTGGTAGAAGTAAATTCCGCTTGAAAGATAGCTTGCATCAAAGTCGATCGTATAATTGCCGGTCGATTGATCTTGATTAACTAAGGTAACAACCTCTCTTCCTAGAAAATCAAATACACTTATCTGTACTTTTGTGAGTTGTGGGACTGCATATTTTATTTTGGTTATTGGGTTAAATGGGTTAGGATAATTCTGAGATAATGAATAATTCTTGATAGTTAAATCACCGATTTCATTTGCGATTGTAGTAATTTGTATTCCATCAATAGATTTAAGGTAAAAACCTTGACTTTGTCTACTATCTTTTGATGCTATAATCCATTTTGCATTCTGAATGACAGTAGTAGGCGTAAATGTACCAGAAAAGTTGTTTCCTTGCACAGTTAAAGTTCCATCATTATTAAACGTTAGTGTAAAATTTATCATTTCTCCACTTACATAAGTTCCTATAGTATCTTTAAATGTCATATTTTGATTACCATTATCTTCAAAGTAATTAACAATGCCATTTCTAAAAACTATACCGTAGTTGTTGCCTTCGTAATTAGCCCAGCCATCTCCTATCCCAAAAAATGCAGCATCATAGTTAACACCACCCGAACTATTTATAATTTGTGCCTCAATATCAATTGATGTTCCTAGTGAAATTTGATAAATAGATCGGATTTCTCCCCAAGAATAATCATCAATGCTAAATGTAGCTAGATCTTCAAAACTAGGAAACCAAGAGCCCATATTCACATTTCCACTCCACCAATTACCTTCCCAATCTGCTGTAGTTATAATTTGTATTCCATCAATAGATTTAAGGTAAAAACCTTGACTTTGTCTACTATCTTTTGATGCTATAATCCATTTTGCATTCTGAATGACAGTAGTAGGCGTAAATGTACCAGAAAAGTTGTTTCCTTGCACAGTTAAAGTTCCATCATTATTAAACGTTAGTGTAAAATTTATCATTTCTCCACTTACATAAGTTCCTATAGTATCTTTAAATGTCATATTTTGATTACCATTATCTTCAAAGTAATTAACAATGCCATTTCTAAAAACTATACCGTAGTTGTTGCCTTCGTAATTAGCCCAGCCATCTCCTATCCCAAAAAATGCAGCATCATAGTTAACACCACCCGAACTATTTATAATTTGTGCCTCAATATCAATTGATGTTCCTAGTGAAATTTGATAAATAGATCGGATTTCTCCCCAAGAATAATCATCAATGCTAAATGTAGCTAGATCTTCAAAACTAGGAAACCAAGAGCCCATATTCACATTTCCACTCCACCAATTACCTTCCCAATCTGCTACAAGTTTATTATTGAAACTTGGTTGTGAATAAATAATTGAGATAAAAATAAACAAAAGTAAGAATAATTTTTTCATTATATCACCTTTTTAATTTTGAGTAAATCCTATTAACTACTAAGAATAAATAATTGAAAAAAGTTTAGGCTCGGAAAACAAATAAAAAATTTTTTAAGTTTCTTTTAGAAATATTTAAAAATCTTCAAATCGTGCATTTATTTTCATCCTTCAGTACACTCAGCCAATTGACAGATTGATAAAAAAGTCTGATAGGCTGGCTTATTTGCCCATTCCTGTAATAATTGAGAATTTTTATTAGAAAAAGAGGGGAAAATGATGTGGTTACGGTTATTAAAAAGAAAACCGGAAAAGAAAAAATTAAAGAGCTTTTAACTGCAATTGGTGGAAAAGAAAAACTGTTGATAACTTCCAGGTATTCGGGAAAACTAAAGCTAAAAAAGAGTCCGCTTGTAATTCAAAAGAAGCTTAGAAATGAGAGGAACTGATTTAATTAAATATTATAAGATTAACTTTTCTAACCAAAAAATTCTTCTACCGATACCTCAATTTCTCTTATGATGGCTCTCACGGTTCCTTTCCTGATATTTTTACCTCTATAATGTGGTACAGGAACAGCTTTACCATCTGAGTTTCTCACCCACAATTCGTGTGAACCTTTCCCCGAACGGTAATAAACAAATCCAAATTTCTTCAGGCGAGTGGTTAATTCTTTGTAGTTTAATTCGCGGAGTTTAGCCAATTTCAGATTCCAACGGGCATACTAAATGCGAGACGAGAATTTTTTGTCAGTGAAATTTCATTGAAACCAAGATTTTCATTTCTGCTTTTACGGTATTCAAAAATCATTTTTGCAACATCTATACAGTTAAAAATGGCTTCTTCAATTGTATCGCCTTCGGCAAATGCACCCTGAATACCGGGAACCTTTGCTAAGTATCCGTCTTCGCTTTTTTCAACTTCTACCGATACGAGAATCGTATTATCTTTCATTTAAATCATCCGATATTTTTTGCAAATATAATGAATTTTTTAGGTGATGACACACACTTTTATTCAATATTTGTATTGGATTCTTTAAATTTCTTTTGCATTTGCAAAGAAAAATAATCATTCTGATGCAACAATTAGTTTCCGGATTGATTACAATTTTAAAGACGTTGATATTGTAATCATAAGTAGTTATAGGGTGCAAAGAGATACACTTGTTGCTCACGGAGTATTAAAACCGCCTTACACAGATACTGAAGAATATAAAGAGATTGTTAAAAATAATATTCTTTATTGGCAAAATGGGAATTGGGTTAAGAGAGAAGAGTTGGAATGAGGTAATGCCAAACCTACGAGGTTTAAGAAAACCTCGTAGGTTTTTGTGAATACAGATTTTTTTATTTTAAAAGAAGCATCTTCTTGGTATCAATAAATTCTCCAGCTTTTATTTGATAGAAATAAATTCCAGAAGCGAGGTTCTTTCCATCGAACTCAATTTCATATTTTCCTGCATTTCTATACTCATTAACAAGTGTTGCAATTTCATTTCCCAAAACATCATAAACTTTAAGTGTTTGCTGACCAGAGACAGGAGACTGCCAGCTTATTTTCGTACTTGGGTTAAAAGGATTTGGGAAATTTTGTGAAAGACTATATTCTTTCGGTATAGAGATAATATTATTATTTCTTTGATCATCTTCGATTCCAGTAATAACATTAGGAGCATAAGTTGTATCAGGAGTTCCATCACCATCAATATCAACTTCAAGTGTGGGTGTTTGAACATTAGTGTTTAGTGTGCAAGTTGCGACTGTATTTGGTTCAATTGCTATACTGTCATATTCAAAAGTAATCGTTCCTCTGGAAGTATCCGAATAATCTTCAATAACATAACTGAAATAACTTGTTGTGTCTTGTGATTCAATTACAAATGTATATTCGTTCGTTCCATCTAATGGTTCAAGATAAACAGTTTTTATTTTTTCTCCAGTACTATCTTCATAAACATAATATTGACTGCCGGGAATTTCTTCTACATAAGTTGAATCATTAATAGGTCCTGTGTGGTTTCCCAAATTATCATAAATATGAAAATCTACAGGACAAGCAACACTACTTATAATCTCTCTCATAGCATAGAATCCAATATCATCTAATAATACTTGAGTGGATAATGGGACTGAATTTTCAAGTTCAAATTTAATTGTATTTGTACGTCCCTTCAAAGCAGAAGGTATGGCGAACTTTTTCCAAACAAAATTAAGATCAGGACTGTTTAATTGAAAACTGGTAATGAACTGATCCGATATATATACTTTAACTATGACATCACTTGTTGGAAAAATAGTACGTGTCCTGAACCAGATATATTCTACATCATCTGGAAAATAGAGAAAGTTATGTATCAGTACAGGTGAAGATTTAGTAAGGATAGCTGAAATGTTTCCCCCTATCAAAGTTACCTGAGGAGTCTCACCTCCTTGATAGCTCCATCCTGGTTCTTTTGAATAAAAAGATTTTGAAAAATTTCCATTAAATATCGAAGAAGTATTTGAAAGCTTAGTATCTTCAGTTACATCTTTCAAATTCTCTGTAAGAGAATATATATCACTCAAATTTCCAAGCCGATTTCTTGAACGAAAAAAACCCTCAGTTGTACCTAAGTTAGAATTATACCATTCAGTTCTTGGAATATTTGGTCCCTCGCCAAATTCATCTTCATTGGCTATTGTATTTATGGTTCCAAAATACCAAGTATGCACAAGGCCATGAGCATCATCAATTGGTAATTTTGTTGTTAGGTCAGTCTTACTTGGCGAAGTTGTATTGAGCCCTGGGAAATAATCTAAACCCTTAAACGGGTTCTGCCATAGATGAAAATGTGTTTCAAAATAATTATCGATGTATTTAGTCAGGTAGCTACCACTTTTCCATCCAGCAACTCCTATATTGAATGAATTTACACGGTCATCATCCATAGGGACTAAAAAACCACGCCAATGACCTGCAGGATGTGGGTCTAAGGTTGTCATATGAATTTCGGGATCAAGATTTACTTCGCTTGGTAAGATTCCATTAGCTGCCCAATATATAAGTCTTTGAATAGCTTCACTATTAACCACACAGCCTCTGCTATGACCAATAAAATGTAAATGCTTTAAAAGAAATGAATAATCATTTGCTAAATTTACGAGTGTGGCAGCAAGAACATCTCCTGCAGCTTCTGCGAAACCGTGTACATTTATTGCCGACTCTAACGTCCAATCAAAAATAAAAACATTATCTTTATCTGGATTAATAGCTCTCGAGACCACATAATTGTCTATAAGGTAATCTATTGTACTATTACTATATATGGCAGCAAATTGTGAGAAAGTTGCTTCAATGGGATAAACATTTCCTTTTCTGATTAAATAAATATCTCTGTTATCTGAAACAGCATCAGCCATTGCAAACTGCCATCGGAGGTGTTTCCATTTAGTTTCAACTATTGGATTTATAGGAATCAGCCCCTCTCCCGTAAAACCGTTTGTAATTATGATCGTATTTAATTCTCTACCGCTCCATCCACCTTCGTGATACAACTCGAGAATTTCCGTTTCACTTAATGCACGGTTGTAAATCCTAGTATCATCTATTGAGCCAGTAAAGGAATTCAAATATGAAATTAATGGTTTTCCAATTCTAATTGGTGTACTAGTATTCTGAATTGAGGTTATGTTTGAGGTCGTTGTTGTATCGAAAACACCATTAATATAAAAAGTTACTTTACTATCCGCTTTATTCCAGATAAATACAATGTGATTCCAAGTGTTTAAGTTTAAAGTAGTATTAGTTATAATTGTTTTTTGTTGATACTCTGGTCCATTAAAGGATCCGCTTAAACTCCCATTCGCGTTTATTTGCAAACTATATTCATCATCCAGGTAGCCACCCTCACCAATCTTTAATAATATTATTCCTGTAGTATTCTGTTCTTGTCTAATCCATGTTGCCAAAGTTACGCCTGTTGCATTTGAAAAATCGAAAGAATTATTATCAGGTACGTTTAAATAACTCATTGATGTGAATTTAGCGGCGGTATCTAATTGACCAGCAACATAAGTTACACCGTATATGGCTGTCGGATTATTCCCATTACCACTATAATCATTGGCATTACCATTAAACGGATAATATGCAACTAAACCTTGAGTGGATTGAGCAATTATGATATTTGTAAAAAATATTGCAAAAATTAAAACAGTAAATAGTTTAACCATTGTGTACCTCAAAAAAGGAATTTATGAGTAAATAATACGTTTAAGCTATGTCTTTCTATACCTTAAACATTTTTGTTTTCGGAAAACCCAAACAATCTTTTTTTCAAAAATCTTTTTTATAGCTTTGTGGTGTATGAAAAGTGATAATTCGATATTTAATACTCTTAACAGCATTTGTTTTGGAAAAGCTACTCGATCTGAAATAAATTATATCATTGAGTTATCACACAATTACGCCTGCACTTATCTTAAATACAGATATAAAAATTTAAACAAAGTTTTATTAGCTGAAGATGTAACGATTAAAGAACTTGCGATTGATGCAATTGCTCCTATGTTTGAAAGAGATGAAAATGAATTATTTATAAAACTTATTAAGGCTTTTAATAATTGGAATCCAAAAATTGAAAGTGAAGAACAAGCATTATTTTTTCTTAACAGGATTGTTGCAAAAAGTACTGAGAAATATGTTTCAAATTTACTCCGTGATTCCGATCCTTTCTTTTCTAAAATCCTGGATTCGATAAATTACTTAATTGAGAAAAACGGTTACGCCAAAAAACAAATACTTGGAACAACTTATATAGTTGAAAATAAATCGAGTAATGGAAAATGGAGTAATGGAGATTGCAATGTTGGAGTAAAAAACTTACCTGATCATAATTTTATTGACGAATTACCAATTATTGTATTTAACAGTAAACAGAATGTTGTTTCAAAAATATTTGAATTTATAAAAACAGAAACAGACAAAATACCTGCTATTCCATTAAATGCTCTTGTCATTAAGTTAAAACAGGTGAATGCATCATCGTACATTTATAAAGACAGTATTACGGAAAATGTAACTGAGATAAATTCAATTGTAGAGAAAGCTGTAAAGAATACTTTTAGTAAACTTCAGGAAAGCTATATTGAGAAAAACAAAATAGAAAAAAGTGATGGTGAACTAATTAAAAAAGCAATAGATAAAATTGTTGTTGATATGCAGGATGGAGGAATAAATGTCGGGCTGCATAAATATTTGATGGAACAAATGACAAATCTTAGTTTTGATGAATATAAAAATAAGTACCAGAACACTTTTGAGTATTTGTATAAAATCTTAAAAAAAGAAATAGCTGAAGAATTAGAATGAACTTAGTGATTTTGGGGAAATCCTTTGTGTTCCTAGTGGTAAAGTAAACCACAAAGAACACCAGAATATAAATCACAAAGAACACAAAGTTGCCAAACAATTTTCCGAAATAATATAAATTTGTAGTATTGAAGATTTACAATGAACAAGAAAAAAGAAAATATTTTAATAACTGAACAGGATCTGTTTAATTATGTGTTTTTTAATAACCAGATTTCTGATGAAATAAAGCAAATTATTGAGAATGATAATTCATTTGCAGAAGCTTTAGAATTTTATAGCATGCTTAAGATAGAATCGGTAAATAAACCTGATGAATCACTTAAAAAGAAAATAGCAGAAAAGATTCCAGCTTATAGCTTACCAAACATAATCTATCTATATCAATTAAAAGCTCCTGAGATAAAACAAAATGGAAACAAGTTTGCTGCCGATTCAAAGGAACTAAAGCCAAAGATGACAACAAAAACTTTTGTTGATAACGATAAAGAATATTTAATAAAAGTTTTGAACTATGGCGATTTAACAAAAGTATTTGTGTTTTCTACAAAGGATGATGTTGTAAAGAATTTTGATATTGTAATTGAACCAAACAATATTATCTACCATTTTGATGATAATTCAGAGCCGCTAAAAATTGATAAAGTAATTGAGGCTGAAAAAATCGAAATAAGATTTATTTAATTAATAAATTCTTCACACTTAGCTCTTTGCCCTATGTTATTACACCGCAGCAGTAAAAAACTCTTCGCCATTATCTTTTGTGTGTATCATTAATAAATTTGCTCTGACCATCTTAACTAAAGTTCTTGAAGCTCTTCTTTCAGAAATGTTAACCAGATTACTTAACTCTTTTACCGAAATTTTTTCAGTTTTATTAATGTATTCGAAAACATTTTTTTCAATAGGACCAAGAACATATTTCTTTAGTGCAGCCTGATTTGTTTGTGCACGAAATATCCGGATCATCTCTTTACTTGCAAGAACACTCTTATCATTAACTCTTATTGTAACTATTGCTGTATTGATATCGAGTTCTGGCTTGTAATCCTGCAATCTGTGAGGTTTAGTATCAGACTCTGGAATGCTTACGATAACAATTTCTTTTCCATTAACTTCCTTATAATCAATTGTAACATCTACGGCAGGTTCACAAAGGTTTTTTGCAGCAGTAAGCACTAATTCGGCAGTTTCTTTTTCACTATCAACACCAACAATTTTTTTATCATCGTCCACACCAAACAGCATAAAACCGCCTTTTGTATTTGCAAAAGCTATCATTCCGCGGGCAATTTTTTCAGGAGTTGAAAATTCTCTTTTGAATTCACATTGAATATTCTCCCCTTCTTCAATCAAATCCAGAAGTTCTCTGTATTTCATATTACATAAAAATGAGATTAACACTAATTAAAATGTTTTCGCGGATCCCAAAGCGGTTCAAGTTTTCTCTTAATCGGCGGCTTGAATTTATCATTGTGATTAACAAATTCTATTGGTTCTTTTTCGCCGTTCTTATGTTTCTTTATCTGCTCATTATCGACAATAAGAGCTTCATCTGTTCCTTTTTCTTCATCTTGTTTAATTTCATTCTCGGCAACTAATGTACTATCTGTAAGATGCTTATTGTTTAATGCAGCAAGACTGTCTTTTAACATTTGCTCTTGTTTTGTTTTTTCCTGTTTATATACAGTAACTTTTTTTGATACTATCTTCACATACTGACTTGAAGGATACTTAGCTATTAAAGTATCATAAATAACCGCAGCAGAATCCAGCATGAAGAGATCATTTTCAAGTATCCATCCTGTTGTATAAAGTGCTTGAGGAGCTATTGGTGATTTTGGAAATTTATTATAAATATTATAAAATTTAATTATTGATTGAGAGTAATTACCTTCAAGCATTAAATCCTCCGCAGAAGCATACTCATCTTTAGCAGGATCAAATCCAAGATTAATAAGTGGTTTGTTTAGTTTATTTGCTGCAGCATTAACAATTGTTCTATCCTTATAATTATCATAGATAATTTCAAACAAACTATCAGCTTTACTTTTATTATTTACAGTCAGATAATAACTCCCAAGAGCATAAAGTGTATTTGGATAATAAACGGGTGAGGGATATTTATCCAAAATGTTATCGTAAAGTGCAAGGGCAGAATCCTGAGCATTTAATTCAGTTAAAAACAGATTTCCAAGTTCAAGATTGTTTTTTGCAAGCACTGTATTGGCTGAATCAATACTGATCTTAAGTTTTTGCGGCGGATTTCTTTTAAATTTGACACTATCAAGACTTACTTTACTGTTTTTAAATATACTATTCGGGTTTTTAGGATCTTGTAATTCCTTTAAGCGTTGTGTTTTGAGTGAGTCAATCAGCTTTTGTCTTAAACCAATTGAATCCTGTGGATTAAAAAGTCCGATCTGAATAAGACTGTCAATTTTAATCAGACTATCACGAACAAA is a window of Ignavibacterium sp. DNA encoding:
- a CDS encoding T9SS type A sorting domain-containing protein produces the protein MKKLFLLLFIFISIIYSQPSFNNKLVADWEGNWWSGNVNMGSWFPSFEDLATFSIDDYSWGEIRSIYQISLGTSIDIEAQIINSSGGVNYDAAFFGIGDGWANYEGNNYGIVFRNGIVNYFEDNGNQNMTFKDTIGTYVSGEMINFTLTFNNDGTLTVQGNNFSGTFTPTTVIQNAKWIIASKDSRQSQGFYLKSIDGIQIITTADWEGNWWSGNVNMGSWFPSFEDLATFSIDDYSWGEIRSIYQISLGTSIDIEAQIINSSGGVNYDAAFFGIGDGWANYEGNNYGIVFRNGIVNYFEDNGNQNMTFKDTIGTYVSGEMINFTLTFNNDGTLTVQGNNFSGTFTPTTVIQNAKWIIASKDSRQSQGFYLKSIDGIQITTIANEIGDLTIKNYSLSQNYPNPFNPITKIKYAVPQLTKVQISVFDFLGREVVTLVNQDQSTGNYTIDFDASYLSSGIYFYQLKAGGFIETKKMLLLK
- a CDS encoding type II toxin-antitoxin system HicA family toxin gives rise to the protein MAKLRELNYKELTTRLKKFGFVYYRSGKGSHELWVRNSDGKAVPVPHYRGKNIRKGTVRAIIREIEVSVEEFFG
- a CDS encoding LamG-like jellyroll fold domain-containing protein, which encodes MVKLFTVLIFAIFFTNIIIAQSTQGLVAYYPFNGNANDYSGNGNNPTAIYGVTYVAGQLDTAAKFTSMSYLNVPDNNSFDFSNATGVTLATWIRQEQNTTGIILLKIGEGGYLDDEYSLQINANGSLSGSFNGPEYQQKTIITNTTLNLNTWNHIVFIWNKADSKVTFYINGVFDTTTTSNITSIQNTSTPIRIGKPLISYLNSFTGSIDDTRIYNRALSETEILELYHEGGWSGRELNTIIITNGFTGEGLIPINPIVETKWKHLRWQFAMADAVSDNRDIYLIRKGNVYPIEATFSQFAAIYSNSTIDYLIDNYVVSRAINPDKDNVFIFDWTLESAINVHGFAEAAGDVLAATLVNLANDYSFLLKHLHFIGHSRGCVVNSEAIQRLIYWAANGILPSEVNLDPEIHMTTLDPHPAGHWRGFLVPMDDDRVNSFNIGVAGWKSGSYLTKYIDNYFETHFHLWQNPFKGLDYFPGLNTTSPSKTDLTTKLPIDDAHGLVHTWYFGTINTIANEDEFGEGPNIPRTEWYNSNLGTTEGFFRSRNRLGNLSDIYSLTENLKDVTEDTKLSNTSSIFNGNFSKSFYSKEPGWSYQGGETPQVTLIGGNISAILTKSSPVLIHNFLYFPDDVEYIWFRTRTIFPTSDVIVKVYISDQFITSFQLNSPDLNFVWKKFAIPSALKGRTNTIKFELENSVPLSTQVLLDDIGFYAMREIISSVACPVDFHIYDNLGNHTGPINDSTYVEEIPGSQYYVYEDSTGEKIKTVYLEPLDGTNEYTFVIESQDTTSYFSYVIEDYSDTSRGTITFEYDSIAIEPNTVATCTLNTNVQTPTLEVDIDGDGTPDTTYAPNVITGIEDDQRNNNIISIPKEYSLSQNFPNPFNPSTKISWQSPVSGQQTLKVYDVLGNEIATLVNEYRNAGKYEIEFDGKNLASGIYFYQIKAGEFIDTKKMLLLK
- a CDS encoding ATP-binding protein — protein: MKYRELLDLIEEGENIQCEFKREFSTPEKIARGMIAFANTKGGFMLFGVDDDKKIVGVDSEKETAELVLTAAKNLCEPAVDVTIDYKEVNGKEIVIVSIPESDTKPHRLQDYKPELDINTAIVTIRVNDKSVLASKEMIRIFRAQTNQAALKKYVLGPIEKNVFEYINKTEKISVKELSNLVNISERRASRTLVKMVRANLLMIHTKDNGEEFFTAAV